A genomic region of Metopolophium dirhodum isolate CAU chromosome 1, ASM1992520v1, whole genome shotgun sequence contains the following coding sequences:
- the LOC132933486 gene encoding uncharacterized protein LOC132933486: MPLAESLSIVDNVQTQLKSVQGEPGKKVYEKMENVLSKNIGLKTLKQISSILSGSISTMDGLPEDLTTNDLIFYKYAPITSVDVERSFSVYKNLLSHNRRSFKLENIKKHLIIQCNSGLWE; encoded by the exons ATGCCTTTAGCTGAATCATTGAGTATCGTGGACAATGTTCAAACACAATTAAAATCCGTTCAAGGTGAACCAGGGAAAAAAGTCTatgaaaaaatggaaaatgttttgtctaaaaatatcggtttaaaaacattaaaacaaatctCGTCAATACTTAGTGGATCTATCTCCACCATGGATGGTCTTCCCGAAGATCTAACAACAAATGACCTTATTTTCTACAAGTACGCACCAATTACGTCAGTGGATGTCGAAAGATCATTTTCTGTTTACAAAAACCTTCTGAGCCACAACAGACGATCATTTAAacttgaaaacataaaaaagcaTCTTATCATTCAGTGTAATtcag gacTCTGGGAATAG
- the LOC132952229 gene encoding uncharacterized protein LOC132952229, translated as MACELDDDEVMRLLEEINSDDSEIEDNIIENFEEKDSDADPDYYPPAIQDEHITEVIINIQNEGNKKKPVKNKGKKSTTPSHANTRETELLISSRFFFENDNVVEKNGFNWKSKCNLIPSTSKTSSKNIVHITPDPLGFAIFSNEPVEWILLFLSFDLLTKIISHINEPIVLQK; from the coding sequence ATGGCATGTGAACTGGATGATGACGAAGTAATGCGTTTACTTGAAGAAATTAATTCAGATGACAGTGAAATTGAGGACAACATTATTGAAAATTTCGAGGAGAAAGATAGCGATGCTGATCCAGACTATTATCCACCTGCAATTCAAGATGAACATATAACTGAGGTCatcataaatattcaaaatgaaggtaataaaaaaaaacctgtgaAAAACAAGGGTAAGAAAAGTACAACCCCCTCCCATGCTAACACCCGTGAAACAGAGCTACTAATAAGttccagatttttttttgaaaatgacaaCGTAGTTGAAAAGAATGGATTTAACTGGAAAAGTAAATGTAATTTGATTCCCTCTACTTCTAAAACcagttcaaaaaatattgtacatattaccCCAGATCCATTAGGATTTgctatattttcaaatgaacCGGTAGAgtggattttattatttttatctttcgATTTGTTAACGAAAATAATCAGTCATATTAATGAACCAATTGtactccaaaaataa